From Camelina sativa cultivar DH55 chromosome 7, Cs, whole genome shotgun sequence, one genomic window encodes:
- the LOC104700741 gene encoding indole-3-acetic acid-induced protein ARG7-like — protein MARQRMITIEPSKKKKGGIVKLKNVVERLVQIKGFSSAKKPCSVEYGRDSVPKDVKEGHFAVIAVDGYHEPTQRFVVPLMFLEHPMFRKLLERAEEEYGFDHHGALMVPCQPSHLQMILTEQWS, from the coding sequence ATGGCCAGGCAAAGAATGATTACAATTGAGCcgtcaaagaagaaaaagggagGAATTGTGAAGCTCAAGAATGTTGTAGAGAGATTGGTGCAGATCAAAGGCTTTTCCTCGGCAAAGAAACCGTGTTCTGTAGAATACGGTCGTGATTCTGTCCCAAAAGATGTGAAGGAAGGTCATTTCGCGGTGATAGCCGTCGATGGGTATCATGAGCCTACACAGAGATTCGTTGTCCCGTTGATGTTTCTGGAACATCCTATGTTCCGTAAGCTTCTAGAACGAGCAGAGGAGGAATACGGGTTCGACCACCACGGAGCCCTGATGGTACCTTGCCAACCAAGCCACCTCCAGATGATATTGACCGAGCAATGGAGTTAA